In Mucilaginibacter celer, one DNA window encodes the following:
- a CDS encoding TonB family protein — MLKAGCIYIALFLTAGLAAAQQPAFKGGQQALNDFLKAGIVYPEYSRQNCIAGTVNVSFKLTKEGVVHDATVQQGPGIDLDDEALRVINLTSGQWTIPAGYNFNTVLIQPIRFDPDPARCGPANIRDMESAIAGYKAQQALENAVTNYYINKYKGTADTTKEAIIIGLKKQLGYDDDFVSDLLSQANEKFKQGDKPGACRDWNFIRNIGSNKADNFINKYCAH; from the coding sequence ATGCTTAAAGCAGGTTGTATTTATATCGCATTGTTTCTCACTGCCGGCCTGGCTGCGGCCCAGCAACCTGCATTTAAAGGCGGGCAGCAGGCGCTTAACGATTTTTTGAAAGCCGGGATAGTATACCCCGAATATTCGCGGCAAAACTGCATTGCAGGTACCGTTAACGTATCTTTTAAACTAACAAAAGAAGGCGTTGTACATGATGCAACGGTGCAACAAGGCCCGGGTATCGATCTGGACGACGAAGCTTTACGGGTGATTAACCTTACCTCCGGGCAGTGGACCATCCCGGCGGGGTATAATTTTAACACCGTCCTTATTCAGCCCATCCGTTTTGACCCCGATCCGGCCCGCTGCGGCCCTGCAAACATCCGCGATATGGAGAGTGCCATAGCCGGTTATAAGGCCCAACAAGCGCTTGAAAACGCGGTTACCAATTATTACATCAACAAATACAAGGGAACAGCCGATACCACCAAAGAAGCGATCATCATCGGCTTAAAAAAACAGCTTGGTTATGATGATGATTTTGTGAGCGATTTGCTAAGCCAGGCCAACGAAAAATTTAAACAAGGTGATAAACCCGGTGCCTGCCGCGACTGGAATTTTATCCGGAATATAGGCAGTAACAAGGCCGATAATTTTATCAATAAATATTGCGCTCACTAA
- a CDS encoding peptidoglycan DD-metalloendopeptidase family protein: MNRHTLLADYIRNNPGAIGKVVDFDATHDHLFQPDLTAANNELTAELINNTGLFSQWVNHKLRDNNCRYGVGGYMEHRTIYAFSSHFDTGDEPRRLHLGVDIWGDAGTPVYAPLDGIVHSYQDNNHVGDYGPTIILQHNLNGLTLYSLYGHLTRESLHNLSVGMPISRNRQIAALGNIDENGQWPPHLHFQLMFDLEGRRGDYPGVCKFSEKEMWQQNIPDPGLILGFPDAVNAI; the protein is encoded by the coding sequence ATGAACAGGCATACGCTGTTGGCTGATTATATCAGGAATAATCCAGGTGCCATTGGCAAGGTGGTTGATTTTGATGCAACTCACGATCATCTTTTTCAACCTGACCTTACCGCTGCCAATAATGAGTTAACCGCGGAGCTCATCAATAACACAGGCCTGTTTAGCCAATGGGTTAATCATAAGCTTCGCGATAACAATTGCCGGTATGGCGTTGGCGGCTATATGGAGCATCGCACCATTTACGCCTTCAGCAGCCATTTTGATACCGGGGATGAACCGCGGCGTTTGCATCTGGGGGTAGATATCTGGGGCGATGCCGGGACTCCTGTTTATGCCCCGTTAGATGGTATTGTTCACAGCTACCAGGATAATAACCACGTTGGCGATTATGGCCCCACTATTATTTTACAGCATAATTTAAACGGACTTACACTGTACAGTTTATACGGCCATTTAACCCGCGAAAGCCTGCATAATCTATCGGTGGGCATGCCCATATCCCGAAACCGGCAAATAGCGGCATTAGGCAATATTGACGAAAATGGCCAATGGCCGCCGCATCTCCATTTTCAATTGATGTTTGATTTGGAAGGCAGGAGGGGCGATTATCCAGGTGTTTGCAAGTTTTCTGAAAAAGAAATGTGGCAGCAAAACATTCCTGATCCGGGCTTGATCCTCGGGTTTCCCGATGCCGTTAATGCTATATAG
- the rbfA gene encoding 30S ribosome-binding factor RbfA — MESKRQQKFAGVIQEDLAAIFQREGMNYLPNTLVTITKVRVTPDLAIARIFLSFLGNPNVQTALHTIKSHASEIRYKLGARIKDQVRIIPQLEFFIDDTSEYVERMDKIFDKISKEERQPDTE; from the coding sequence ATGGAATCAAAACGTCAGCAAAAATTTGCCGGAGTAATACAGGAAGACCTTGCCGCAATATTTCAGCGCGAAGGCATGAACTATTTGCCCAACACCCTGGTAACCATAACCAAAGTACGTGTAACGCCCGATTTGGCCATAGCCCGTATATTTTTAAGCTTTTTGGGTAACCCCAATGTGCAAACAGCCTTGCATACCATCAAATCGCACGCTTCCGAAATCAGGTACAAACTGGGTGCCCGCATTAAAGACCAGGTAAGGATTATCCCTCAGCTTGAATTTTTTATAGACGATACCAGTGAGTACGTAGAACGCATGGACAAAATTTTTGACAAGATAAGCAAGGAAGAACGCCAGCCTGATACCGAATAA
- a CDS encoding FtsX-like permease family protein yields the protein MNTSIYIAKRYLFSGKKMHAINIISGISMLGVLIGSAALLIILSVFNGFEKVILSLYSNFTPEIKIEAKLGKTFNPNTPYFKALHQDAHLFSFTEVLQEKVLIKYGDRPFLGTVMGVSDDFLKNKQLDSTIASGSFTLKSGGQFMAVIGATIQGSLGINVHDQLSPIIIYSPRRDAENSANPLNEFVLRSINPSGVFAIQQEFDDIAVTPIEFARDLLDQPVNVSSIQLNYKKGTDLNAVQKSITEKIGKDFTVKNRREQNGELYKTLNYESWAVYMILTFVLIIAIFNIIGSLTMLVIDKRKDIAILSGLGANKSLIQGIFFFEGMMITAIGCVAGIVLGTIFCVVQQRYGLIKMGSRMSVLDAYPVDLRLKDFGLVLLTVGGISVIAAGISARLSIKGLDEIKQDL from the coding sequence TTGAACACCTCTATTTACATAGCAAAGCGTTACCTGTTTTCGGGCAAAAAAATGCATGCTATCAATATCATTTCGGGTATCTCCATGCTGGGGGTATTGATAGGTAGTGCGGCGCTGTTAATTATCCTGTCGGTGTTTAACGGTTTCGAGAAGGTGATCCTGTCGTTATACAGCAATTTTACGCCCGAAATTAAGATTGAGGCCAAGCTTGGCAAAACCTTTAACCCCAATACACCCTACTTCAAGGCGCTGCACCAGGATGCTCACCTGTTTTCGTTTACCGAGGTTTTGCAGGAAAAAGTACTGATCAAATACGGCGACAGGCCCTTTTTAGGAACAGTTATGGGTGTAAGCGACGATTTTTTAAAAAACAAACAACTGGATAGCACCATAGCCAGCGGCTCGTTCACCCTGAAAAGCGGGGGGCAATTTATGGCCGTAATAGGCGCTACCATACAGGGCAGCCTGGGCATTAACGTACATGACCAGCTTTCGCCCATAATTATTTACTCGCCCCGGCGCGATGCCGAAAACTCGGCCAATCCGCTAAACGAGTTCGTGCTGCGTTCTATCAATCCCTCGGGTGTATTTGCCATTCAGCAGGAATTTGATGATATCGCGGTAACCCCCATCGAGTTTGCCCGCGATCTGCTCGATCAGCCGGTAAATGTTTCATCCATCCAGCTCAATTATAAAAAAGGCACTGATCTTAATGCGGTTCAAAAAAGTATCACCGAAAAAATAGGAAAGGATTTTACCGTAAAAAACCGCAGGGAACAAAACGGCGAACTGTACAAAACCCTCAATTACGAAAGCTGGGCCGTTTACATGATCCTTACCTTTGTGCTTATTATCGCAATATTTAACATCATAGGCTCGTTAACCATGCTGGTTATTGATAAGCGCAAGGATATTGCCATTTTAAGCGGGCTCGGCGCAAATAAAAGCCTCATACAAGGCATCTTCTTTTTTGAAGGGATGATGATTACGGCGATAGGCTGCGTAGCAGGTATTGTGCTGGGTACTATATTTTGCGTGGTGCAACAGCGTTACGGACTGATAAAAATGGGTTCCCGGATGTCGGTACTGGATGCTTACCCGGTTGATCTGCGGCTTAAGGATTTTGGCCTGGTGCTGCTAACCGTTGGAGGAATTTCGGTGATTGCAGCAGGTATCAGTGCCCGTTTAAGTATTAAAGGATTGGACGAAATAAAACAGGATTTGTAA
- a CDS encoding MBL fold metallo-hydrolase — MAKVISFVNNPYQENTYLLYDETGECVIIDPGMYTGPEQNTVTAFIKNNNLRPVHLLNTHCHIDHVLGNKFIFDQYGLKPKFHQGESEVLASVVAYAPSMGFRYEVSPMPDEFLPETGSIQFGNTTLHLIFAPGHSPAHLCFYNQEDKVLIGGDVLFRQSIGRTDLPGGNFAQLIDNIETKLFTLPDDVTVYPGHGPSTTIGYEKQNNPFLT, encoded by the coding sequence ATGGCAAAAGTTATATCGTTTGTAAATAACCCTTACCAGGAAAATACATATCTCCTATACGATGAAACCGGCGAATGCGTAATCATCGATCCGGGCATGTACACCGGGCCCGAGCAAAATACGGTTACCGCTTTCATCAAAAATAATAACCTTAGGCCGGTACACCTGCTCAACACCCATTGCCATATCGATCACGTATTGGGTAATAAATTTATTTTCGATCAATACGGATTAAAGCCTAAGTTTCACCAGGGCGAATCGGAAGTATTGGCCTCGGTTGTGGCCTACGCGCCTTCCATGGGTTTCAGGTACGAGGTTTCGCCCATGCCTGATGAGTTTTTACCCGAAACCGGCAGTATTCAATTTGGCAATACAACTTTACATTTAATATTTGCCCCGGGCCACTCGCCTGCGCATTTGTGTTTTTATAACCAGGAAGATAAGGTTTTGATAGGGGGCGACGTGTTGTTCAGGCAAAGCATCGGTCGCACCGATTTACCGGGCGGCAACTTTGCACAACTGATAGATAATATCGAGACCAAACTTTTTACCCTCCCCGATGATGTTACGGTTTATCCCGGTCACGGCCCCTCAACAACTATCGGTTACGAAAAACAAAACAATCCGTTTTTAACTTAG
- a CDS encoding Uma2 family endonuclease — protein MSATIPATAVDIYRMLPEGTRCEVLYNQLIMTPAPNTDHQFISVKLSALLYNYLEETGKGVILHAPADVYFEPEQSVLQPDVLVILNENKSIIRKDGIYGAPDVVFEILSGNRIHDTLKKKNLYEKAGVKEYFIIDPADKKVVMFALNEARQYELVYELAGKITSDVLGCSFNL, from the coding sequence ATGAGCGCTACCATCCCTGCAACTGCTGTCGATATTTACCGGATGCTGCCGGAGGGGACAAGGTGCGAAGTGTTGTATAACCAATTGATCATGACCCCGGCACCTAATACCGATCACCAATTTATTTCTGTAAAGCTTTCGGCTCTGCTATATAATTATCTCGAAGAAACAGGCAAAGGCGTTATTTTGCACGCCCCGGCAGATGTTTATTTTGAACCGGAACAATCTGTTTTGCAGCCAGACGTATTGGTAATTCTAAATGAAAACAAATCCATCATCCGCAAGGACGGCATTTATGGCGCACCGGATGTTGTTTTCGAAATTCTTTCAGGCAACCGCATCCACGATACGTTAAAAAAGAAAAACCTTTACGAAAAAGCAGGTGTGAAAGAATATTTCATTATTGATCCTGCAGATAAAAAAGTGGTGATGTTTGCCCTGAATGAAGCCCGTCAATATGAGCTTGTTTATGAGTTGGCAGGGAAAATCACCTCGGACGTTTTGGGGTGCAGCTTTAATTTGTGA
- a CDS encoding SprT-like domain-containing protein, translating to MDKVKILEKYLPAQAAPLIARWIDYFKCEFKISRNRNSKFGDYRSPYGGKGHRISVNYDLNPYAFLVTTVHEFAHLHTWNEHKQKAKPHGTEWKNNFKKMMQPFFEKDIFPVDIKKAIVSYLDNPAASSCSDLNLYRALRKYDPPKASEAILTVEKIPLKALFKLKDGRVFRKDEKLRKRFKCTEIATRRIYLFSPVAEVELIEGATAA from the coding sequence TTGGATAAAGTAAAAATTTTAGAGAAATATTTACCGGCACAAGCAGCCCCGCTTATTGCCCGGTGGATTGACTACTTTAAATGCGAGTTTAAAATTTCGCGCAACCGCAACAGTAAATTTGGCGATTACCGGTCGCCTTATGGCGGTAAAGGGCACCGCATCTCGGTTAATTACGATCTTAACCCTTACGCCTTCCTGGTAACAACAGTACACGAATTTGCACACCTGCACACCTGGAACGAGCACAAGCAAAAAGCCAAACCGCACGGTACCGAGTGGAAAAACAACTTCAAAAAAATGATGCAGCCCTTTTTTGAAAAGGACATTTTCCCTGTGGATATTAAAAAAGCAATAGTAAGCTATTTGGATAACCCGGCAGCATCAAGCTGCTCAGATTTAAACCTGTACCGGGCACTGCGTAAATACGATCCACCCAAAGCTTCCGAAGCTATTTTGACGGTTGAAAAAATTCCGCTTAAGGCCTTGTTTAAGTTGAAGGATGGCCGCGTATTCAGAAAAGATGAGAAATTGCGCAAGCGGTTTAAATGTACCGAGATAGCGACAAGGCGCATTTATTTGTTTAGCCCGGTTGCAGAGGTAGAGCTGATTGAAGGGGCTACGGCGGCGTAG
- the feoB gene encoding ferrous iron transport protein B — MNADIRVALVGNPNTGKSTLFNILTGLNQKIGNFPGVTVDKKTGTCQLPDGRTAEIVDLPGTYSIYPKSKDESIVFSVLADKSKGLMPDLIVIILDASNLKRNLLLYTQIADLKIPVIVALNMMDVAAKAGIKINVDLFAKKLGVPVVPISARKAEGIDKLKGAIAHANKIALQQDTIDVEAIAPHIIAQIKTEMEVENSYFALQLAHQHETLSYLSATESDRIELLEHEHGFHSQKAQATETVARYNFINDLLYDTVTRPETAHDETVSNKIDKILTHKVFGFVIFFAILLFIFQAIFSWSAYPMSLIEDLFVWLQGATTKALPPGPASSILVDGILAGLSGVLVFVPQIAILFALISILEDTGYMSRVTFMMDKVMRKVGLNGKSVVPLIGGFACAVPSIMSTRNIENWKDRMITIMVTPLVACSARLPVYTLLIALVVPNRNVWWIFNLQGLALTAMYVLSIFSAIIVAFVMKFVLKARERGYFIMELPVYRMPRWKNVIFTMYDRSKTFVLQAGKVIIAVSIILWVLKSYGPGDKFAQIDKQYAQPQYTKTMTPDSLTKVIASEKLENSYAGVFGHVIEPVIKPLGFDWKIGIALISSFAAREVFVGTMAAIYSVGGDADELQPVQEKMHEAKNPDTGQPVFTLAVAFSLMMFYAFAMQCASTVAVVYRETKDWRWPAAQFAYMTVLAYTASFIVYHWLK, encoded by the coding sequence TTGAACGCCGATATAAGAGTTGCACTTGTAGGAAACCCCAACACCGGTAAATCAACTCTGTTTAATATACTCACCGGGCTAAATCAAAAAATAGGAAACTTTCCGGGGGTAACGGTTGATAAAAAAACCGGCACCTGCCAGTTACCGGATGGCCGCACGGCCGAAATTGTTGATCTGCCCGGGACCTACAGCATCTACCCAAAAAGTAAAGACGAATCTATCGTATTTTCGGTACTCGCCGATAAATCAAAGGGCCTGATGCCCGATCTAATCGTTATCATCCTTGATGCTTCCAACCTTAAACGCAACCTGCTGCTCTATACCCAGATTGCCGATCTTAAAATACCGGTAATTGTAGCCCTTAACATGATGGATGTGGCCGCAAAGGCCGGCATTAAAATCAATGTTGATCTGTTTGCCAAAAAATTAGGGGTGCCTGTAGTGCCTATTTCGGCACGCAAAGCCGAGGGTATTGATAAACTTAAAGGCGCTATTGCCCATGCCAATAAAATAGCGTTACAGCAGGATACTATCGACGTGGAGGCCATAGCCCCCCACATCATCGCGCAGATAAAAACCGAAATGGAGGTTGAAAACTCCTACTTCGCCCTGCAACTGGCCCACCAGCACGAAACCCTCAGCTATCTTTCAGCTACCGAGAGCGACCGGATTGAGCTATTGGAGCATGAGCACGGGTTCCACTCGCAAAAAGCCCAGGCCACCGAAACCGTGGCCCGCTACAATTTTATTAATGATTTACTTTACGACACTGTTACCCGGCCCGAAACTGCCCACGACGAAACGGTGAGTAATAAAATAGATAAGATCCTTACTCACAAAGTGTTTGGCTTTGTAATTTTCTTTGCCATACTGCTGTTTATATTCCAGGCTATTTTTTCATGGTCGGCCTACCCCATGTCGCTCATCGAAGATCTGTTTGTATGGCTTCAGGGCGCTACTACCAAAGCATTGCCTCCGGGCCCGGCTTCCAGCATTTTGGTAGATGGTATTTTGGCCGGTTTAAGCGGCGTGCTGGTATTTGTGCCGCAAATAGCCATCCTGTTTGCCCTCATATCAATTTTAGAAGATACCGGCTACATGTCGCGCGTTACCTTTATGATGGATAAGGTGATGCGTAAGGTGGGTCTTAACGGCAAATCGGTAGTGCCGCTTATTGGTGGCTTTGCCTGTGCAGTGCCCTCTATCATGAGTACCCGCAACATCGAAAACTGGAAAGACAGGATGATTACCATTATGGTAACCCCACTGGTAGCCTGCTCGGCCCGCCTGCCGGTTTATACCCTGTTAATTGCCCTGGTTGTACCCAACCGCAACGTATGGTGGATTTTTAACCTGCAGGGCCTGGCGCTTACAGCAATGTATGTGCTCAGCATCTTCTCGGCCATTATTGTTGCCTTTGTAATGAAGTTTGTGCTTAAAGCCCGCGAACGGGGTTACTTTATTATGGAACTCCCGGTATACCGCATGCCAAGGTGGAAAAACGTGATTTTTACCATGTACGATCGTTCAAAAACTTTTGTGCTGCAAGCCGGCAAGGTGATTATTGCCGTATCCATTATACTATGGGTGCTGAAATCATATGGCCCCGGCGATAAGTTTGCACAGATAGATAAACAGTACGCCCAACCTCAATACACCAAAACCATGACACCCGATAGCCTTACCAAGGTTATCGCCTCCGAAAAACTGGAAAACTCGTATGCCGGCGTATTCGGTCATGTTATTGAGCCGGTTATCAAACCACTCGGCTTCGACTGGAAGATAGGCATAGCCCTCATCAGCTCGTTTGCTGCCCGCGAGGTATTTGTAGGCACCATGGCCGCTATTTACAGCGTGGGGGGCGATGCAGATGAACTGCAGCCGGTACAGGAAAAAATGCACGAGGCTAAAAATCCCGATACAGGGCAACCGGTGTTTACGCTGGCTGTAGCCTTCTCGCTCATGATGTTTTATGCCTTTGCTATGCAATGCGCCAGTACGGTGGCCGTGGTTTACCGCGAAACCAAGGATTGGCGCTGGCCCGCCGCGCAGTTTGCTTATATGACTGTGCTGGCTTATACGGCTTCGTTTATTGTATATCACTGGTTGAAGTAG
- a CDS encoding FeoA family protein encodes MKLSQLAIGEVGIVKEFTDLEMSVKLMEMGCLPGEEVRVSRIAPLGDPIAISVSGYQLSLRKFEASTIILQ; translated from the coding sequence ATGAAGCTGTCACAGTTAGCAATAGGCGAAGTTGGTATTGTAAAGGAGTTTACTGATCTCGAGATGTCGGTAAAACTGATGGAGATGGGCTGTTTACCGGGCGAGGAAGTCCGTGTTTCGCGCATTGCCCCCCTTGGCGATCCTATTGCCATCAGCGTATCGGGCTACCAGCTTAGCCTGCGTAAATTTGAAGCCTCAACCATCATTTTGCAATAA
- a CDS encoding DUF1801 domain-containing protein, which translates to MNVQDAIKEYINSQAEKKRSDMQTLHALILKVLPEGKLWFLDGKDSEGKILSNPNIGYGAYTIRYADGTTKEFYQVGLSANATGISVYIMGIEDKTYLSQTFGKEIGKAKVTGYCIRFNHLKDINTDVLEAAIRYGFETTSQN; encoded by the coding sequence ATGAACGTACAGGACGCAATCAAGGAGTATATTAACAGCCAGGCCGAAAAAAAGCGTAGTGATATGCAAACCCTGCATGCACTCATACTTAAAGTATTGCCCGAAGGTAAATTATGGTTTCTGGATGGTAAAGACAGTGAGGGTAAAATTTTAAGCAACCCCAATATAGGCTATGGTGCTTATACCATAAGGTACGCCGATGGAACAACGAAGGAGTTTTACCAGGTTGGCCTGAGTGCAAACGCAACAGGTATTTCTGTTTATATTATGGGTATTGAAGATAAAACCTACTTAAGCCAAACGTTTGGAAAGGAAATTGGCAAAGCCAAGGTTACGGGTTATTGCATCAGGTTTAATCATTTAAAAGATATAAACACCGATGTACTTGAAGCCGCTATACGATACGGGTTTGAGACTACAAGCCAAAATTAA
- a CDS encoding VanZ family protein — MKLFLKYHGPAFLWALFVLYICGIHIDKIDKDPVFFAGFDKLTHCGLFFTMTVLLCFGIIRQQKPAPFTYKKAIIVLAVSIFYGALIEVLQSLFFTWRTADWNDLFCDVLGSCMAIFGVMLTVWAIENEKK; from the coding sequence ATGAAGCTGTTTTTAAAATATCATGGGCCCGCTTTTTTGTGGGCCTTATTTGTTTTATATATCTGCGGTATCCATATCGATAAAATAGATAAGGATCCGGTGTTTTTTGCCGGTTTTGATAAGCTTACCCACTGCGGTTTGTTTTTTACCATGACTGTGCTTTTATGCTTTGGCATCATAAGGCAACAAAAACCGGCCCCTTTTACGTATAAAAAGGCAATTATAGTACTGGCAGTCTCCATTTTTTATGGTGCCTTGATAGAAGTACTGCAATCACTGTTTTTTACCTGGCGCACAGCCGACTGGAACGACCTGTTTTGCGATGTGCTGGGTTCATGTATGGCTATTTTTGGTGTGATGTTAACCGTTTGGGCAATTGAAAATGAAAAAAAATAA
- the gcvH gene encoding glycine cleavage system protein GcvH — MNFPAELKYTKDHEWIKVEGNVATVGITEFAQSELGDIVYVDITSLGKEVGKDDVFGTVEAVKTVSDLFMPVAGTVTEVNPALNNQPDLVNTDPYGEGWMVKITVADAADVDALLSADDYKTVIGV; from the coding sequence ATGAATTTTCCGGCTGAATTAAAATACACCAAAGACCACGAGTGGATAAAGGTTGAAGGCAATGTTGCTACCGTAGGCATCACCGAATTTGCGCAGAGCGAGCTGGGTGACATTGTTTATGTTGATATTACCTCATTAGGTAAAGAGGTGGGTAAAGACGACGTGTTTGGCACCGTTGAGGCGGTAAAAACAGTATCAGACCTGTTTATGCCTGTTGCCGGTACAGTAACCGAAGTTAACCCGGCCCTGAACAACCAACCCGACCTGGTAAACACCGACCCTTACGGCGAAGGCTGGATGGTAAAAATTACCGTTGCCGATGCTGCCGATGTTGATGCCCTTTTATCTGCCGACGATTATAAAACCGTTATCGGCGTATAA
- a CDS encoding ArsR/SmtB family transcription factor — protein sequence MAIHKKEEFTSTDQMISMVAKAMSHPARIAILRIVSENPNCTTGDIVELLPLAQATVSHHLKEMAAAGLIIASNEGKKSIYQVNWPSWKLYTSLFGGLADNIREK from the coding sequence ATGGCTATTCATAAAAAGGAAGAGTTTACTTCAACAGATCAAATGATATCGATGGTTGCCAAGGCCATGTCGCATCCGGCACGCATCGCCATTTTGCGTATCGTATCCGAAAACCCAAACTGCACTACCGGCGATATTGTTGAACTGTTGCCACTGGCGCAGGCCACGGTTTCGCATCATTTAAAAGAAATGGCCGCCGCGGGCCTTATCATAGCTTCCAACGAGGGAAAGAAATCCATCTACCAGGTAAATTGGCCAAGTTGGAAATTGTACACCTCGCTTTTTGGAGGGCTGGCCGATAATATCCGTGAGAAATAG